The DNA sequence ACGGCCGCGCTCATCGGGGGCGCGCTCGAGATCCCCCCGGCCGAGATCCTCGAGAAGCTCAACAGAAAATCCAGGAAGTTCGTCTGGCTCGCCCGGAAGCTCGACGGGAGGGCGGCGGAGCGGCTCGAGGCGCTCGGGCTCGAGGGGGTCGGCTTCCGCGAGGAGGTGCGGCGGGTCTACCCCCAGGGCGCCCTGCTGAGCCACGTCCTCGGCTTCGTGGATATCGACAACCGCGGGCTCGAGGGGCTCGAGCGCCACGCCGACGCGACCCTGCGCGGGCAGGCGGGCTGGATGGCCTCCTACCGCGACCGCAAGGGGCGGGAGATCATGACCCTCCGGCGGCGCGACGTGCAGCCGATCGACGGGGCCGACCTCACCCTCACGCTGGACGTGGTCATCCAGCACATCGTCGAGAGCGAGCTCGAGAACGGCTGCCGCACCTTCAACGCCCAGGCGGGGTGCATCATCGTGATGAACCCGCAGACCGGGGCGGTGCTCGCGATGAGCAGCTGGCCGACCTACGATCCGAACCGCCCCGCGGAGTACCCCCCCGAGGCGCGCCGCAACCGGTGCATCACCGACGTCTTCGAGCCGGGTTCGACCTTCAAGGTCATCACGGTGGCCACCGCCCTGGACCGGGGCGTTGTGGCGATCGACGACAAGTTCTTCTGCGAGAACGGCGCCTTCAGGGTCGGGAGGCACACCCTCCACGATGTGCACGCCTACGGGACGCTCACGACCGCGGAGATCGTGAAAAAGTCGAGCAACATCGGGGCCGTGAAGATCGCGATGGTGCTGGGGGAGGAGCAGCTGTACGAGGGGATACGGCAGTTCGGCTTCGGGTCGCCCACGGGGATCGGCCTCCCGGGCGAGGTGGCGGGGATACTGCATCCGCTGTCGACATGGTCCGGCCTCTCCATCGCGGCGGTCCCGATGGGGCAGGAGATCGGCGTGACGCCGCTCCAGCTCGCCTCGGCGGTCGCCGCGATCGCCAACGGCGGCCTGGCGATGAAGCCGTACCTCGTCGACTCTGTCCGGGACTCGTCGGGGCGCGTCGTGAAGACGTTCGCCCCGGAGGTGCGCGGGCGGGTGGTGCGCGAGGCCGCGGCGAAGCTGCTGTCGGAGGCGATGGAGGGGGTGCCGACCCGGGAGGGGACCGCGCCGAAGGCGGCGCTGGCGGAGTACACGGTCGCGGGGAAGACCGGGACCTCGCAGAAGGTCGAGCCCACCGGGCGCTACTCGCACTCGCGCTTCATCGGGTCGTTCATCGGGTTCGCCCCTTCGCGGAACCCGGAGGTGCTCGTGCTCGTCGTGCTGGACGAGCCGAGACCGGTCTACTACGGCGGGTCGGTGGCGGGCCCGATCTTCAAGGAGGTCGCGGGGAGGGTGCTCAAGTATCTCGGGGTGCCGCCGGACAAGGAGACGGACGGGAAGATCGAGGTGGCGATGGGGAGGCCGCGCTGAAAATCGATCAGAAGGCGACGGGGAGGGGGCGGAACAGGTGAAGCTGGGCGAGCTGCTGGCCGCCGTGCCGGAGTGCCGGGTCAGGGGGG is a window from the Chlamydiota bacterium genome containing:
- a CDS encoding penicillin-binding protein 2; the protein is MSGNRYRLKSYSVYAVFLLCFAGLYARLYVLQIVNHRDLSTRGEQLHRFNVKIQPRRGTILDREGRPLAMSVSVKSAYAVPEVIESPAETAALIGGALEIPPAEILEKLNRKSRKFVWLARKLDGRAAERLEALGLEGVGFREEVRRVYPQGALLSHVLGFVDIDNRGLEGLERHADATLRGQAGWMASYRDRKGREIMTLRRRDVQPIDGADLTLTLDVVIQHIVESELENGCRTFNAQAGCIIVMNPQTGAVLAMSSWPTYDPNRPAEYPPEARRNRCITDVFEPGSTFKVITVATALDRGVVAIDDKFFCENGAFRVGRHTLHDVHAYGTLTTAEIVKKSSNIGAVKIAMVLGEEQLYEGIRQFGFGSPTGIGLPGEVAGILHPLSTWSGLSIAAVPMGQEIGVTPLQLASAVAAIANGGLAMKPYLVDSVRDSSGRVVKTFAPEVRGRVVREAAAKLLSEAMEGVPTREGTAPKAALAEYTVAGKTGTSQKVEPTGRYSHSRFIGSFIGFAPSRNPEVLVLVVLDEPRPVYYGGSVAGPIFKEVAGRVLKYLGVPPDKETDGKIEVAMGRPR